The Drosophila innubila isolate TH190305 chromosome 3R unlocalized genomic scaffold, UK_Dinn_1.0 2_E_3R, whole genome shotgun sequence genome has a segment encoding these proteins:
- the LOC117789990 gene encoding uncharacterized protein LOC117789990, whose translation MAIDFLILALLLISFIINLLALCAFWITPGLRTTANRFTINLLIINLIGCCILAPTLLLSGVKSLSAQTTGATVAGDSIEFYSKPGNHQLTIRRNGQLVEQDGIVVRRNISSSSSSNISSSSSGINADNDSNGDTIEMIYKCNATYCRELTIDERGDGAFVITETETKEDNLSVPTVHSNIQLPAVQLRCWSIDMAAALGALAVLLVVGDTWCAVTDPLRYHSRISGVKTWIFITLTWAVGILFGALSAFRVLDFEADTLFSRQRRLAATYFNISSTNSIFGVVYASIYFIVIILLPFGFVCGMYWRIFSEARGNGLRMRQNGSSPLLQSALNLTNQAQATPATPFSNSLCVHRHSISSASSHGGGVGVGVVTGGLQMQIDQRGARSSPSCLRRDSAAKVLLPTISDDGSDGDVESSTVGAPQLMSVPEQSIADRNQNILLTLQTASGEIKRNYSARQLPLLGTSSQDLRELHRLQGIRQVHSSPNLHKYTELLQDPLSDECSSPHLLHAQRQQQHSQQHLQLLEQQQPTQQQQQQLHTHFNTGRQQTAGHALQIPSIHASPKALSYMSSLRHRLSNASSLFKYREESRAARISILVVVMFVVSYLPYGLLVLLQSRLSAANFGGSTQLAIFMILLANLSSPFIFAYRNKRVRRGVKRLFGLDAASVLQRHHSSSIKTNGNGSGGAAGGAAANAAQLQRNSSKLSQYSSNSCRYLTPQSSVISQCQTTPVHTILTLRPNSSCSTIINFGGHTRGSADSDDVPSMEATPPPPQRTTRPKLQRGITIVEHIHIAGSPPKFQARRGLFDMFFRGSKKLQSSCTQSTPTEV comes from the coding sequence ATGGCCATAGATTTTCTTATATTGGCCCTGCTGCTCATCTCGTTCATCATCAATCTGTTGGCGTTGTGTGCGTTCTGGATAACGCCGGGATTGCGCACCACAGCAAATCGTTTCACAATCAATCTGCTGATCATCAATTTGATTGGCTGCTGCATTTTGGCACCCACATTGTTGCTGAGTGGTGTGAAGAGTCTGTCGGCACAGACAACGGGAGCAACAGTTGCCGGCGATAGCATTGAGTTTTATTCAAAGCCCGGCAATCATCAGCTGACCATACGTCGTAATGGCCAACTTGTGGAGCAGGACGGCATTGTGGTGCGCCGCaatatcagcagcagcagcagcagcaacatcagcagcagcagcagtggcatcAATGCTGATAACGACAGCAATGGGGACACCATTGAGATGATTTACAAGTGCAATGCGACATATTGCCGGGAATTGACCATCGATGAGCGTGGCGATGGTGCCTTTGTCATCACGGAAACGGAAACCAAGGAGGATAATCTGAGTGTGCCGACAGTGCACAGTAACATTCAATTGCCAGCGGTGCAGCTGCGTTGTTGGTCCATCGATATGGCCGCCGCACTGGGCGCTCTGGCGGTGCTTCTTGTGGTGGGTGACACCTGGTGTGCGGTCACAGATCCATTGCGTTATCACAGCCGCATTTCGGGTGTTAAGACATGGATATTCATAACACTCACCTGGGCTGTGGGCATACTTTTTGGTGCACTGTCCGCCTTTCGTGTCCTCGACTTTGAGGCAGACACACTGTTCAGCCGTCAGAGACGTCTGGCTGCCACATATTTCAACATTAGCAGCACAAACAGCATCTTTGGCGTGGTCTATGCGAGTATCTACTTCATTGTTATCATCCTGTTGCCGTTTGGCTTTGTTTGTGGCATGTATTGGCGCATCTTCAGCGAGGCACGCGGCAATGGGCTGCGTATGCGACAAAATGGCTCCTCGCCGCTGCTCCAGAGTGCCCTCAACCTGACCAATCAGGCACAGGCCACACCCGCGACACCCTTCTCGAACAGCTTGTGCGTCCACAGACATTCCATATCATCGGCCAGCTCGCATGGCggtggcgttggcgttggtgTTGTCACTGGCGGACTCCAGATGCAAATCGACCAACGTGGAGCACGCAGCTCGCCCAGCTGCCTGCGTCGCGATTCGGCTGCCAAGGTGCTGCTGCCGACCATCTCCGATGATGGCTCCGATGGCGATGTTGAGAGCAGCACGGTCGGCGCCCCTCAGCTGATGAGTGTGCCGGAGCAATCGATTGCGGATCGCAATCAGAACATCCTATTGACACTGCAAACGGCCAGTGGTGAGATTAAACGCAACTACTCGGCCAGGCAGCTGCCATTGTTGGGCACCTCATCGCAGGATCTGCGGGAGTTGCATCGCCTGCAGGGCATACGTCAGGTGCACAGTTCGCCGAATCTGCACAAGTACACCGAGCTGTTGCAGGATCCGCTGAGTGATGAGTGCAGCTCGCCGCATTTGTTGCACgcacagcgacagcagcaacactcaCAGCAGCATCTGCAGCTgctggagcaacagcagccgacacagcagcaacaacaacaactgcacaCACACTTCAACACTGGTCGTCAGCAGACGGCAGGACATGCGTTGCAAATACCCTCCATACATGCCTCTCCCAAGGCCCTCAGCTATATGAGTTCTCTGCGTCATCGTCTGAGCAACGCCAGCTCGTTGTTCAAGTATCGCGAGGAGTCACGTGCCGCGCGGATCAGTATCCTGGTGGTGGTCATGTTTGTCGTCTCCTATCTACCCTACGgcctgctggtgctgctgcaaTCCCGCCTCTCGGCTGCCAACTTTGGCGGCTCTACTCAGCTGGCCATCTTCATGATACTGCTGGCCAATCTCAGCTCGCCCTTCATCTTTGCCTACCGCAACAAGCGAGTGCGACGCGGTGTCAAGCGATTGTTTGGCCTGGATGCAGCCAGTGTGTTGCAACGTcatcacagcagcagcattaagaccaatggcaacggcagcggtggtgctgctggtggtgcagCTGCCAATGCCGCCCAGTTGCaacgcaacagcagcaagttGTCGcagtacagcagcaacagttgccgaTATCTCACGCCGCAGAGCTCCGTGATCAGTCAATGCCAGACGACGCCGGTGCATACAATATTGACGTTGCGtcccaacagcagctgcagcacgATCATCAATTTTGGTGGGCACACCAGGGGATCGGCGGATTCGGATGATGTGCCCTCAATGGAGGCgacaccaccgccaccacagCGCACCACTCGCCCCAAGTTGCAGCGTGGCATTACCATTGTGGAGCATATTCACATTGCCGGCTCACCACCCAAGTTCCAGGCACGTCGAGGCCTTTTCGACATGTTCTTTCGCGGCTCCAAGAAGCTGCAGTCCAGCTGTACCCAGTCCACGCCAACGGAGGTCTAA